In Chitinophaga oryzae, the sequence CGGAAACACTTCATACAGAACGAGGTGCAGTATGTAAACGATCAGAACGCCCGTACAGAAGAGATCTACAAACTGCAGAAAGATGAGCTGGCCCTCGCGGAAGCGGAGTATGAAAAGTACCGGCTGCTGGCGGAAAAGCGGATCATCAGCCCGCTGGAGCTGCAGCGGAAAAAAGCGGTACTGCTTGCCAAGCGGCAGGTGATCCCGCAGATGGAGAATACGCTTATCAGTAACCGGAGCGCGTTGTCTGCCAAAGACAAAGAGCTGTCCGAGATAGATAACCAGATTATCGAAGAAGAAAAAAAGTTTTACCAGTCGCTGAATACTTTTATCAGCGATGCGGAGAACTGGAAAAAACAATATGTCATCACCACTCCTTCTGCCGGCTATCTGGTTTATGGAGATTTCTTACAGGAAAACCAGCTGCATAAAACGGGCGACATCCTGTTTTACATCAATGCCGGGAAAAACGATTACTACGGCGAGGTGCTGATCCCGCAGGCGGCATCATCGAGAGTAAAAAAAGAACAGAAGGTGATGATCAGGGTACGCAGTTATCCCTACCAGGAATATGGCTACCTGAAAGGAAAGGTGGATTATATTTCGGATATCCCTGTCCGGGACAGCCTGTTTTTCTCCAGGGTGGCGCTGGTGAGGACAGCCGCAGATTCTGTGATTAAGCTGAAGCCGGGCATCCTGGCGGATGCGGAGATTATTACCGAAGACCAGTCTATTTTCCGGCGGATCTGGCTGAACCTGACAAAGTCACTGAAATATTAAAGCTGTTGGCCGCGCCGGTTATTTTAACCATGCCATCAGTGTAACGGCGCAGAGCCATCCCATGATCAGCACCACGCACCAGCCCGCGGCCTGCAGCCACACCGGATATTTGTAGGCGCCCATCAGTTTCTTTTTTACCGAGGCTACCAGGATGACTGCCAGCGCTACCGGCAGAATAAGGCCATTGAGTGCGCCGGCTGTAATTAAAAGCTGTACCGGGTTCCCGAGGAAGACAAAAACGATGGTCGAGAATACAATGAAGAAAGAGATGATCCAGCGTTCATACACCTGTATCAATGGATGGAATGTTTTGAGAAAAGATACGGAGGTGTAGGCGGCGCCCACCACAGACGTAATCGCTGCGCACCACATCACCACGCCAAAGAAGCGATAGCCGGCCATACCGGCTACGATGCGGAATACGGATGCCGGCGGATTGCTGCTGTCCAGCGTAAAGCCTTTGGCGACTACGCCCAGCGTAGCGAGAAACAGCACGGAGCGCATAATACCGGTGATAATGATGCCGCTGACGGCGCTCCTGTTGACCATTTTTAACTGGCCCGTCCCGCTGATGCCCGCATCCAGCAACCGGTGCGCGCCGGCGAAACTGATATATCCGCCGACGGTTCCGCCTACCAGCGTGACGATCGCTTTGGTGTCGATGACGGAAGGCCAGAAGGTTTGCCGGACGGCTTCTCCGAGCGGAGGAGTGGAGCTGACAGCGATGTAGACGGTCAGTAATACCATCAGTAACCCCAGCCAGCGGGTGAACTGATCGAGCATATACCCCATCTCTTTTATCCAGAAAATAAACAGGGCAATACCGCAGCTGAGCAGTGCGCCATACATCGTGTCCATGCCGGTGATGACCTGTATGCCCAGTCCGCATCCGCCGATGTTGCCGATGTTGAATGCCAGTCCGCCGAGTACTACCAGTGCGGCCAGCAGGTAACCGAGTCCCGGCAGCAGGTCGTTGGCGAGGTCTTGTGCGCGGCGTTCCGTGATCGCCAGCACGCGCCATATGTTGAGCTGCGCGCCAATATCCAGTAAGATGGAGATCAGCACCACAAAGCCGAAGGCGGCGCCCAGCTGCCAGGTGAAAACGGTGGTTTGTGTCAGGAAGCCCGGACCGATAGCTGAGGTGGCCATCAGGAAAGCGGCGCCCATGATGGCGGAAGATTTTTGTTTACTCACGGATGTTGAATCGTTAGGTGATGATGAAGCAGGGCGGCGTGGATGGCGCGGGCATATTCCAGTGCATGGGGGCCGTCGCCATGTATGCAGATGGTTTCTGCTTTCAGCGGAATTGTTTTTCCGGACCGGGCAGTTACCTCTTGCCGGGTGACCATCTGCAGTACCTGTTGGATGGCCAGTGTTTCATTTTCAATCATCGCGCCGGGTTGGGAACGGGGTGTCAGCGAGCCGTCATCCTGGTAGGTCCTGTCCGCAAATACTTCGCTGACCGTTTTCAGGCCGGCCGCCGCTGCTTCGCTGATCAGGGCGCTGCTGCTCAGCCCGAAGAGCCGCAGGCGGCTGTCGACATCCTTTACGGCCTTTGCGATAACGGCGGCCATCGCCGGCGTACGGGCGGCCATGTTATACAGGGCGCCATGTGGTTTTACATGCTGCAGCGGTACGCCATGTGCGCGGCAGATGATCTGCAGGGCATATACCTGTGTGGACACCAGGTCGTACAGCGCGGCATCTGACAGCTGTTGCTCGCTGCGTCCGAAGTTCTCCAGGTCTGCGAAGCCGGGATGGGCGCCTATGGCTACATGATGATTGGCTGCCAGCGATACCGTTTTTTTCATGGTGTCGGCATTGCCGGCATGATAACCGCAGGCGATATTGGCACTGCTGATAAAGGGCATAATGGCCGCGTCGTTGTCCAGCCCTTCGCCCATGTCACAATTAAGGTCAATATGTTTCATATGGTGATAACCATTTTTCCAAACGTAACTGCGTTGCATGCTGCAGGTAGCGCAACGCTCTCTCCTGTTGCCACAGCAGTTTTTCTGCCGTTTCCCTGCCGGCAATGCTGAACTGTAATGACTGCCCCACCTGGTACTGCACCAGCGCGGGCATATCGGCGGTGATGACATGCGCAGCTACCGGGTAGCCGCCGGTGGTCTGGTGGTCTGCCATCAGTATGATCAGCTGGC encodes:
- a CDS encoding NRAMP family divalent metal transporter yields the protein MSKQKSSAIMGAAFLMATSAIGPGFLTQTTVFTWQLGAAFGFVVLISILLDIGAQLNIWRVLAITERRAQDLANDLLPGLGYLLAALVVLGGLAFNIGNIGGCGLGIQVITGMDTMYGALLSCGIALFIFWIKEMGYMLDQFTRWLGLLMVLLTVYIAVSSTPPLGEAVRQTFWPSVIDTKAIVTLVGGTVGGYISFAGAHRLLDAGISGTGQLKMVNRSAVSGIIITGIMRSVLFLATLGVVAKGFTLDSSNPPASVFRIVAGMAGYRFFGVVMWCAAITSVVGAAYTSVSFLKTFHPLIQVYERWIISFFIVFSTIVFVFLGNPVQLLITAGALNGLILPVALAVILVASVKKKLMGAYKYPVWLQAAGWCVVLIMGWLCAVTLMAWLK
- a CDS encoding HlyD family secretion protein — protein: MAKQNYPEADIHSEDLQEIITKPPSWLMKRGISFVLLTVLLIIGLSVFIRYPEMVQVSMKFNTSNAPKALVSKVNGNLVKILAREGQWVEKNTDIAYVESIAEHRQAIDILSRLKEIRNNGTTMQDLTDLVAPTELDLGELQGSYQNFYTAYLNYKAVNREGILQKRKHFIQNEVQYVNDQNARTEEIYKLQKDELALAEAEYEKYRLLAEKRIISPLELQRKKAVLLAKRQVIPQMENTLISNRSALSAKDKELSEIDNQIIEEEKKFYQSLNTFISDAENWKKQYVITTPSAGYLVYGDFLQENQLHKTGDILFYINAGKNDYYGEVLIPQAASSRVKKEQKVMIRVRSYPYQEYGYLKGKVDYISDIPVRDSLFFSRVALVRTAADSVIKLKPGILADAEIITEDQSIFRRIWLNLTKSLKY
- a CDS encoding 5-oxoprolinase subunit PxpA; amino-acid sequence: MKHIDLNCDMGEGLDNDAAIMPFISSANIACGYHAGNADTMKKTVSLAANHHVAIGAHPGFADLENFGRSEQQLSDAALYDLVSTQVYALQIICRAHGVPLQHVKPHGALYNMAARTPAMAAVIAKAVKDVDSRLRLFGLSSSALISEAAAAGLKTVSEVFADRTYQDDGSLTPRSQPGAMIENETLAIQQVLQMVTRQEVTARSGKTIPLKAETICIHGDGPHALEYARAIHAALLHHHLTIQHP